One Globicephala melas chromosome 4, mGloMel1.2, whole genome shotgun sequence genomic window carries:
- the LOC115855247 gene encoding large ribosomal subunit protein eL21-like has protein sequence MTNTKAKRRGTHYMFSRPFRKHGVVPLATYMRIYKKGDIVDIKGMGTVQKGMPHKYYHGKTGRVYNVTQHAVGIIVNKQVKGKILAKRINVRIEHIKHSKSRDSFLKRVKENDQKKKEAKEKGNWVQLKRQPAPPREAHFVRTNGKKPELLEPIPYEFMARWV, from the coding sequence ATGACCAACACAAAGGCAAAGAGGAGGGGCACCCACTACATGTTCTCTAGGCCTTTTAGAAAACATGGAGTTGTTCCTTTGGCCACATACATGCGAATCTACAAGAAAGGTGATATTGTAGATATCAAGGGAATGGGCACTGTTCAAAAAGGAATGCCCCACAAATATTACCATGGCAAAACTGGGAGAGTCTACAATGTTACCCAGCATGCTGTTGGCATCATTGTAAACAAACAAGTTAAGGGCAAGATTCTCGCCAAGAGAATTAATGTGCGTATCGAGCATATTAAGCATTCTAAGAGCCGAGATAGCTTCCTGAAACGGGTGaaggaaaatgatcagaaaaagaaggaagccaaaGAGAAAGGTAATTGGGTTCAACTGAAGCGCCAGCCAGCTCCACCCAGAGAAGCACACTTCGTGAGAACCAACGGAAAGAAGCCTGAACTGTTGGAGCCCATTCCCTATGAATTCATGGCACGATGGGTGTAA